Sequence from the Corallococcus soli genome:
GACGGCCCCTGGTTCTCCCTGGAAGGGGACGCCGTGGCGACGCCCTTCTGGGCGCCGTTCCCGATGACGTCGCTGCGCCGGCTGCCGTCGCCCTGAGCCGGGCTTCCCGCGCCGGGCGCCCTCCCGGTGCGTCCCCGGGCAGACGGGGAGGCAGTGGAGGCGTGGGGCCGCGGGGTTCCGCTGGAGGGTGGGGCGGCGAAGTGTTGTCCTGCCGTCAACGGGGCCGCGCCGCTTCCGGGTTCGCGCTCCCCCCGCGCACCACCAAGCAGCCTAAAGGAAGGGGGTCCCGGTCCCCGAGCCTCCACCATGTCCTCCGCCGCCGCGCCCCTGTCCTCCTCTCCCCGCCGGGCGAGCCTGCTCATCGTCGACGACACCCCCGGCCACCTGCTGGCGCTGGAGGGCATCCTCGCGCCCCTGGGACAGCGCCTGGTGCGCGCCGCGTCCGGCCGCGAGGCGCTGCGGCGGGTGCTGGACGAGGACTTCGCCGCCGTCCTGATGGACATGAACCTGGGCGACATGACGGGCGTGGACGTGCTGAACCTGATGCGCGAGCGCGAGCGCAACAAGCGCACGCCCGTGCTGCTGATGACCGCGGGCGACGGGGACGAGAAGGAGTGGCTGGCCGCGTACGCGCATGGCGCGGTGGACTACCTGCGCAAGCCGCTGCGGCCTGAGATCCTGCTGGCCAAGGTGTCGATGTTCGTGGAGCTGCACCTGGCGCGCGAGGCCGTGCAGCTGCGGGAAGAGGCGCTGCGCGAGCGCGAGCGCAGCGCCCTGGAGGTGGTGCACCGCGAGCGGCTGCACACCTTCCTCATGCAGGCCCCGGTGGGCATCTCCATCGTGCGCGGGCCGGACTTCACCTTCGAGCTGGCGAACCCCCACTACGAGCTGCTGGTGGGCCGGAAGGTGGCGCCGGGCACCCCCCTGACGACCGTGTTCCCGGAGATGGCGGCGCAGCCGGAGATCCTCCAGGTGCTGCGCGACGTGGTGCGCACGAAGCAGCCCTTCATGCGGCCCGAGTTCCAGGTGCCGCTGATGCGCAACGGCAAGCTGGAGTCCGTCTTCTTCAACGTCATCTACCAGCCGCTGGTGGAGGTGGACGGCAAGGTGTCCGGCATCATCACGCTGGCCACCGACGTGACGGAGTGGGTGCGCTCGCGCCAGCAGACGGAGGCGCTCACCCAGGACCTGCGCCGCCAGCAGGAGGCCCTGCGTGAGAGCGAGCAGCGCCTGCGGATGGCGCTGACGGCCACGCAGCTGGGCACCTTCGACATGAACATGCTGACGGGCGCGCTGGACTGGGATGCGCGCTGCAAGACCCTCTTCGGCCTGCCGCCGGACGGGGAGGTCACCTACGCGCGGTTCCTGGAGGGGCTGCACCCGGAGGACCGCGAGCGCGTGAACCAGGCGGTGGCGCGCAGCACGGACCCATCCGGCACGGGCGACTACGACGTCGCCTACCGCACCGTGGGGCTGGAGGACGGCGTGGTGCGCTGGGTGCGCGCCACGGGGCGGACGCTCTTCGAGGACGGGCGGGCCCTGCGCTTCGTGGGCACGGTGCAGGACATCACCGAGGCCCGGCTCGCGGAGGAGGAGCGGGCGCGGCTGCTGGCGGGGGAGCTGCGCCGCACCGAGCAGCTCCGCGGGCTGTCGCGCGCGAGCCTGGCGCTCAACGCGGCCGGAGGCGTGCAGGCCATCCTGGACCTGGTCACCCTCAAGGCGCGCAAGCTGATGGGCGCGAACCAGTCCGCCGTGCTGATGATGGAGGGACGTGATGCGGCCCAGCCGCTCACCGCCCTGTCGGGCGCGGGCGCGGACGGCGCGGCGGTGGTGGACGAGCGGGGCCTCTTCGCCCAGGTGTGCCGGGAGAACCGCTCGCTGCGCCTGACGCGCGAGGCGTTGCAGGCGCATCCGGCGTGGCGGGACGCGACGCCCACGCCGGAGCCGGCGCTGCCCCTGCGCGGCTTCCTGGCGGCGCCGCTGGTGGGGCACGACGGCCGCAACCTGGGGCTGGTGCAGGTGTCCGACAAGCAGGAGGGCGACTTCGACGCGGAGGACGAGATGGTCGCCGTGCAGCTGGCGCAGATGGCCAGCGTGGCGCTGGAGAACGCGCGCCTGTACGAGACGGCGCAGGCGGAGCGGCGCAACCTGTTCGCGGTGCTCAAGCAGCTGCCCGCCGCCATCACCGTGCTGCGCGGCCCGGACCTGGTGTTCGAGATGGCCAACGACCTGCGCCTGAAGCTCACCGGCTCGCGGCCCCTGATGGGACTGCCCGTCCGCGTGGCCCTGCCGGAGCTGAAGGACCAGGGGCAGATCGAGCAACTGGAGACGGTCTACCGCACGGGAGAGACGTACCAGGGGCGTGAGATTCCCCTGCGCCTGGGGCGCGACCAGGGCGAGGACGCACCCGAGGGCTTCTTCAACCTCACATTCCAGCCGCTGCGCGACGCGGAGGGGCGCGTGGACGGCATCGTGTCCGTGTCGTGGGAGGTCACCGAGCAGGTGGTCGCGCGCCGGCGCATCGAAGCGCTGGCCGCGGAGCTGAAGGATCGCGAGCAGCAGTTCCGCACGCTCGCGGACTCCATCCCGCAGTTGTCCTGGATGACGGAGCCGGACGGCAGCATCTTCTGGTACAACCAGCGCTGGTACGACTACACCGGCACGAGCCTGGAGCAGATGGCGGGCTGGGGTTGGAAGTCCGTGCATGACCCGGACGACGTGGACCGGGTGGTGGCCCACTACCAGGAGGCGATGCGCGAGGGCCGGCTGTGGGAGGACCAGTTCCGCCTGCGCCGCGCGGATGGCACCTACCGCTGGTTCCTGTCGCGAGCGATGCCGGTGCGGGACGCGGAGGGGAGGATCGTCCGCTGGTTCGGCACGAACACGGACATCGACGATGAGCGCAAGGCGGTGGAGGCCCTGAAGCTGGCGGAAGAGGAGATCCGCCGCCTGAACACCGGCCTGGAGAAGCGCGTGCGCGAGCGCACCGCCCAGCTCCAGGAGGCGAACAAGGAGCTGGAGTCCTTCAGCTACTCCGTGTCACACGACCTGCGCGCGCCGCTGCGCCACATCACCGGCTTCGCGCAGTTGCTGGAGCGGCGGGCGGCGGCGAAGCTGGACGACGTGTCGCGGGGCTACCTCACCACCATCGCCGGCGCGGCGAAGCAGGGCGGCACGCTGGTGGACGACCTGCTGGCGTTCAGCCGCATGGGCCGGGCGGAGATGCGGCGCACGCCGGTGGACCTGGGGCAGCTGGTGACGGAGGCCCGCAAGGACCTGCTGCCGGAAGAGAGCGGGCGCCAGGTCGGGTGGCAGGTGAGCGAGCTGCCGACGGTGGAGGGCGACCCGGCATTGTTGCGACAGGTGATCCACAACCTGCTGGCCAATGCACTGAAGTATACGCGTCCGAAGCCGGAGGCCCTCATCGAGGTGGGGGCGCGCGAGGCGGAAGGGGAAGCGGTGGTCTGGGTGCGCGACAACGGCGTGGGCTTCGAGATGCAGTATGTGGACAAGTTGTTTGGTGTCTTCCAGCGGCTGCACACGGCCGAGGAGTTCGAGGGCACCGGCATCGGGCTCGCGAACGTGCGGCGCATCGTGTCCCGCCATGGCGGACGGACCTGGGCGGAGGGCGCCGTGGGGCAGGGCGCGACCTTCACCTTCACCCTGCCCCGGACTTCTCCGCTGACGGAGAAGAAGGAAGAAGAGCGCACGCGTGCTTGAGCTCAAGAGGATCCTCCTGGTCGAAGACAGCGCCAACGACGTGGCGCTCACGCTGGCGGCGCTGGAGGAGGTGCACCTGGCCAACGAGGTCGTGGTGGTGCGCGACGGGCAGCAGGCGCTGGACTACCTATTCCGCAAGGGGGAGTACGCGGGCCGCCAGGACGGCCACCCGGCCGTGGTGCTGCTGGACCTGAAGCTGCCGAAGGTGGACGGGCTGGAGGTGCTGGAGAAGGTGAAGGGCGCTCCGGAGCTGAAGGCCGTGCCGGTGGTGATGCTCACCTCGTCGCGCGAGGAGCGGGACCTGGCGCGCAGCTATGGCCTGGGCGTGAATGCCTACGTGGTGAAGCCGGTGGCCTTCCCTGACTTCGTGTCCGCGCTGCGCGAGCTGGGCCTGTTCTGGGCGGTGGTGAACCAGCCGCCCCCGGGGGCGCCCACGCCGGGAGCCGCGAAGTGAGTGGACGCGGCAATGCCGCGCTGGAGCTGAATCCGGCCGCCGCCTCCGGGCGGCCGCTGTCCATCCTGCTGCTGGAGGACAGCCCGCTGGATGCGCAGCTGGTGGCCGCGCAGTTGGAGGAGGGCGGACTGCCCGCGACGCTGGAGTGCGCCGCGGGCCGGACGGCCTTCACCCACGCGCTGGCGAAGGGGAAGTTCGACCTCATCCTGTCCGACTACAACGTGCCGGGCTTCGACGGGATGAGCGCGCTGGAGGCGGCGCAGGCGGTGTGTCCGGACACGCCCTTCCTGTTCGTCTCCGGGGCGCTGGGCGAGGACCGCGCCATCGAGCTGCTCAAGCGCGGCGCCACCGACTACGTGCTCAAGGACCGGCTGGAGCGGCTGGGGCCCAGCGTGCGCCGGGCCCTGCGCGAGGCGGAGGGGGTGCGGCTGCGCAAGCGCACGGAGGAGGCGCTGCGCCGTTCGGAGGAGCGCTACCAACTGGTGGCGCACGCGAGCTTCGACGCCATCTGGGACTGGGACCTGCAGACGGACGCGATGCACTGGATTGGCGACGCGACGGAGGAGGTCTTCGGCTTCCGGCTGGAGGAGGTGGGCTCGGACGCGGCGTGGTGGCGGCGGCACATCCACGAGGACGACCGCGAGCGGGTGCTGTCCGGGTTGCAGCGGGCCTTCGAGGCGGACGAGGACCGGTGGCAGGACGAGTACCGGGTGCTGCGCAAGGACGCGTCGTATGCGTACGTGGCGGCGCAGGGCTGCATCGTGCGCGGGGCGAGCGGCAAGGTGCGGCGCATCGTGGGCGCCCTGCGCGACATCACCGAGCGGCGGCGCGCGGAGGAGGAGAAGCAGAAGCTGGTGCACGAGGCCCAGAAGCGGGTGGAGTTCGAGCAGCAGCTCATTGGCATCGTGAGCCACGACCTGCGCAACCCGCTGGGGGCCATCCTCACCGGGGCATCGCTGATGCTGCGGCGCGAGGACATCCAGCCGTGGCACGCGAAGGCGGCGGCGCGCATCCTGTCCGCGGCGGAGCGGGCGACGCGGATGATCCGCGACCTGCTGGACTTCACCCAGGCGCGCATGGGCGGCGGCATCCCGGTGCAGGCGGCGCCGTGTGACTTCCACGCGCTGACGATGCAGGTGGTGGAGGAGGCGCGCACGGCGCACCCGGAGCGCACCATCCTGGTGGCGCAGGAGGGGGATGGGCAGGGCGCGTGGGATTCGGACCGGATGGCGCAGGTGCTGTCCAACATCCTGGGCAACGCGCTGAAGTACAGCCCGGAGGACACGCCCGTGCGGGTGGAGAGCCGGGGAGAGCCGGACGCGCTCGTCGTCCACGTGCGCAATGGGGGAGACCCCATCCAGCCGGAGCTGCTGCCGCGCATCTTCGAACCGCTCCAGCGCGGCACGATGGTGGGCCGCTCCGAGCGCAGCATCGGGCTGGGGTTGTACATCGTGCGGCAGCTGGTGCTGGCGCACGGGGGCACGGTGGACGCGCGCTCGTCGGCCAGTGAGGGCACGGAGTTCACCGTGCGCCTGCCACGCGTGCCCGCGAGCGAAACGCCCTCCTCCGGCACGGAGTCGTAGGCGCGTCACGGTGGAGAAGGGGCGTCGCCGCGTCGCAAGCGGCCCCCTATCTCCCTTTCGCGAACGGCCCTACACTGCGGGTGAATCCGAGCACGCACGGTCGGAGAATGCCCAGCACTGGAGCCCCTCTTGATGATGTGTCTTCCGCGCCGTCTGGGAATGCTGCTGCTCGCCTGCCCCGTACTGCTGATGGCCTGCTCCGACGACGCGAAGGGGCCAGCGGATGCCGGCACGCCCCCGGTGGTGGCGTGGGATGGCACCTACACCCCGCTCGAAGACAAGGGCGACTGGATTGACCGCGGCGTCCTGGCCCCCTGCGAGTACACCGCGCCCATCGGAACCCGGCTCGAGTGCGACAACCCGGCCCTCTTCGACGTGTCGCGATGCAATCAGGGCGCGCTCAGCAAGGTGGATGCGCAAGGCATCTACATGTTCGAGATGCGCCCGGAGTCAGGCGAGTACCCGTTCTTTGGAGGGTCCGGCATCGTGCTCCCGAGTGACGGCGGCCCGGGATTCATGAGTGACCAGCCCCTCACGCGGCAGCAGTTTGGCGACCAGGGCATCTTCTTCACGGGTGGCTACAGCACGAGCGGTGGCTCACGCATGCAGTTCGTGATGGCGGGCTGCGACGTGCCTGAGCCCAACCACTTCACCGGCTGCTTTGCGTTCTGCCGCGACGGCCTGATCCTGGACAAGGGGACCTTCGACGCGGACCGCATGATCTTTGGCCGCGGTGAGGCCGAGTCCGCCGGGGGCATCCACCTCGTCTCTGAATCCTTCGTCGGGCTGGGCTTCCCGGGGGATGTC
This genomic interval carries:
- a CDS encoding response regulator, giving the protein MLELKRILLVEDSANDVALTLAALEEVHLANEVVVVRDGQQALDYLFRKGEYAGRQDGHPAVVLLDLKLPKVDGLEVLEKVKGAPELKAVPVVMLTSSREERDLARSYGLGVNAYVVKPVAFPDFVSALRELGLFWAVVNQPPPGAPTPGAAK
- a CDS encoding sensor histidine kinase; the encoded protein is MSGRGNAALELNPAAASGRPLSILLLEDSPLDAQLVAAQLEEGGLPATLECAAGRTAFTHALAKGKFDLILSDYNVPGFDGMSALEAAQAVCPDTPFLFVSGALGEDRAIELLKRGATDYVLKDRLERLGPSVRRALREAEGVRLRKRTEEALRRSEERYQLVAHASFDAIWDWDLQTDAMHWIGDATEEVFGFRLEEVGSDAAWWRRHIHEDDRERVLSGLQRAFEADEDRWQDEYRVLRKDASYAYVAAQGCIVRGASGKVRRIVGALRDITERRRAEEEKQKLVHEAQKRVEFEQQLIGIVSHDLRNPLGAILTGASLMLRREDIQPWHAKAAARILSAAERATRMIRDLLDFTQARMGGGIPVQAAPCDFHALTMQVVEEARTAHPERTILVAQEGDGQGAWDSDRMAQVLSNILGNALKYSPEDTPVRVESRGEPDALVVHVRNGGDPIQPELLPRIFEPLQRGTMVGRSERSIGLGLYIVRQLVLAHGGTVDARSSASEGTEFTVRLPRVPASETPSSGTES
- a CDS encoding PAS domain-containing protein, which translates into the protein MSSAAAPLSSSPRRASLLIVDDTPGHLLALEGILAPLGQRLVRAASGREALRRVLDEDFAAVLMDMNLGDMTGVDVLNLMRERERNKRTPVLLMTAGDGDEKEWLAAYAHGAVDYLRKPLRPEILLAKVSMFVELHLAREAVQLREEALRERERSALEVVHRERLHTFLMQAPVGISIVRGPDFTFELANPHYELLVGRKVAPGTPLTTVFPEMAAQPEILQVLRDVVRTKQPFMRPEFQVPLMRNGKLESVFFNVIYQPLVEVDGKVSGIITLATDVTEWVRSRQQTEALTQDLRRQQEALRESEQRLRMALTATQLGTFDMNMLTGALDWDARCKTLFGLPPDGEVTYARFLEGLHPEDRERVNQAVARSTDPSGTGDYDVAYRTVGLEDGVVRWVRATGRTLFEDGRALRFVGTVQDITEARLAEEERARLLAGELRRTEQLRGLSRASLALNAAGGVQAILDLVTLKARKLMGANQSAVLMMEGRDAAQPLTALSGAGADGAAVVDERGLFAQVCRENRSLRLTREALQAHPAWRDATPTPEPALPLRGFLAAPLVGHDGRNLGLVQVSDKQEGDFDAEDEMVAVQLAQMASVALENARLYETAQAERRNLFAVLKQLPAAITVLRGPDLVFEMANDLRLKLTGSRPLMGLPVRVALPELKDQGQIEQLETVYRTGETYQGREIPLRLGRDQGEDAPEGFFNLTFQPLRDAEGRVDGIVSVSWEVTEQVVARRRIEALAAELKDREQQFRTLADSIPQLSWMTEPDGSIFWYNQRWYDYTGTSLEQMAGWGWKSVHDPDDVDRVVAHYQEAMREGRLWEDQFRLRRADGTYRWFLSRAMPVRDAEGRIVRWFGTNTDIDDERKAVEALKLAEEEIRRLNTGLEKRVRERTAQLQEANKELESFSYSVSHDLRAPLRHITGFAQLLERRAAAKLDDVSRGYLTTIAGAAKQGGTLVDDLLAFSRMGRAEMRRTPVDLGQLVTEARKDLLPEESGRQVGWQVSELPTVEGDPALLRQVIHNLLANALKYTRPKPEALIEVGAREAEGEAVVWVRDNGVGFEMQYVDKLFGVFQRLHTAEEFEGTGIGLANVRRIVSRHGGRTWAEGAVGQGATFTFTLPRTSPLTEKKEEERTRA